In a genomic window of Nodosilinea sp. E11:
- a CDS encoding thioredoxin family protein codes for MSMSVGEATFRTVVLESDLPVLVHFWAPWCGLCKLITPVLQSFQSEWEGQVRLVDVNADENFRLATTYRLSNLPTLLMFEQGEVCQRVESFRGKEDLRLLLDTLMRHRELTYDIPRLVRIYP; via the coding sequence ATGTCAATGTCTGTTGGCGAAGCCACTTTTAGGACGGTTGTACTAGAATCCGATCTGCCTGTGCTGGTTCATTTTTGGGCACCCTGGTGTGGCCTCTGTAAGCTCATTACCCCAGTTTTGCAGAGCTTTCAGTCTGAATGGGAGGGCCAGGTGCGCCTAGTTGACGTCAACGCGGACGAAAATTTTCGGCTGGCTACCACCTACCGCCTGTCGAATTTACCTACCCTTCTAATGTTTGAGCAGGGCGAGGTCTGTCAGCGAGTCGAGTCGTTTCGGGGTAAAGAAGACCTGCGCTTGCTCCTTGATACCTTAATGCGCCACCGTGAGCTGACCTATGACATTCCCCGGCTAGTGCGCATCTATCCTTAA
- a CDS encoding putative bifunctional diguanylate cyclase/phosphodiesterase: protein MTPLNTGSKIVLLASLVASTLVIGLKALNLLEPAELFLFDHLVRSRPSEDPDPRMTIVGITESDIRQHGWPLSDQMLAQVIDQIQRHQPQVVGLDLYRSTPRPPGSDDLITALAAPNLIAIMNVGSSQGQVPAPPTVEPNRVGFNDFPTDSDGVIRRNLMFVRSPDGGYFSFALRVVMAYAGYPPNALRAEANHLYLGDRAIPVLSAQDGGYQNVDSSGYQILLRYHTAQMPARHLSISEVLSGQFDPEWMTGNIVLIGTTAASLKDRFYTPFSFNQNEELTMPGVVIHSQMIRQLLDIVSDKPALYRVLPPWSEVLWLWGWCLAAGTMAWTIKHPNLLLISGGVLIGGLLSVGWLGVNGLVWIPLAEPITGIITAMAVVLAYKLLYRTTHDSLTGLPNREAFIGTIQQALYCRHPIGPPVIVAFMGVDRFKVINESLGHQMGDEVLQMMAQRLVQHSPPQAQVARVGGDEFALLLTHMSSAEAGNLMDHLQYALSEPLILHGQKLPSTLSIGVAISQPGLEHKPADLLRDAHTAMYRAKALGKSRFEVFAAGMLTEAVNRLQLESDLINALDNQEFLLYYQPIINLKTGELAGFESLVRWHQKERGFVLPSAFIPAAEETGLIMALGQWIFREACQQLREWHDQFPHYRHLTMSINLSNRQFGQADLINQIQAALKETQVNSHCIRLEITESMVMGDVDAAIDLMLKLKSLNLKLAIDDFGTGYSSLSYLHRFPMDTLKVDQSFVGRLEKSDEDRAIIHTILTLGQQLGMDVVAEGVETETQMAMLRQEGCDYGQGYFFAKPLPASDALALLQQQQPLGLT from the coding sequence ATGACACCTCTCAATACCGGTAGCAAAATTGTGCTACTCGCCAGCCTAGTAGCTAGCACCCTAGTAATCGGCCTGAAGGCTTTAAACCTGCTTGAACCAGCAGAACTATTTTTATTTGATCACCTGGTGCGATCGCGCCCGAGCGAGGATCCAGACCCCCGCATGACCATTGTGGGCATTACCGAGTCCGATATTCGCCAGCATGGTTGGCCCCTCAGCGACCAGATGCTAGCCCAGGTGATTGACCAGATTCAACGTCACCAGCCTCAGGTAGTGGGCTTAGACCTCTATCGCAGCACCCCACGCCCGCCAGGCTCTGACGATTTAATTACAGCGCTGGCTGCCCCAAACCTGATCGCCATCATGAACGTTGGCAGTTCCCAAGGTCAGGTCCCCGCACCACCCACCGTAGAACCAAACCGCGTCGGGTTTAACGATTTCCCCACCGATTCCGACGGGGTGATTCGCCGTAATTTAATGTTTGTTCGCAGCCCCGACGGCGGCTACTTTTCCTTTGCGCTACGCGTGGTGATGGCCTACGCTGGCTATCCCCCCAATGCCCTGCGAGCCGAAGCAAACCACCTGTACCTGGGCGATCGCGCCATTCCCGTTCTCTCGGCTCAAGACGGTGGCTACCAGAACGTTGACAGCAGCGGCTATCAAATCTTATTGCGCTACCACACGGCCCAAATGCCCGCCCGGCACCTCTCCATTAGCGAAGTACTCAGTGGACAGTTTGACCCCGAGTGGATGACCGGCAATATTGTGCTAATCGGCACGACCGCCGCTAGCCTCAAAGACCGCTTCTATACCCCCTTCAGCTTCAACCAAAACGAAGAGTTGACCATGCCTGGAGTGGTCATTCACAGCCAGATGATTCGCCAGCTGCTAGATATAGTCAGCGACAAGCCGGCTCTCTACAGGGTTCTGCCTCCCTGGAGCGAAGTTCTCTGGCTGTGGGGTTGGTGTCTAGCCGCTGGCACCATGGCTTGGACTATCAAACATCCCAACCTTCTATTGATCTCCGGTGGGGTGCTGATCGGCGGACTGCTAAGCGTGGGCTGGTTAGGGGTCAATGGGCTAGTATGGATCCCCCTGGCAGAACCCATCACTGGCATCATCACGGCCATGGCCGTGGTGCTGGCCTACAAGCTCCTCTACCGCACAACCCACGACTCTCTCACTGGGCTACCCAACCGAGAGGCCTTTATCGGAACCATTCAACAGGCCCTGTACTGCCGTCACCCCATAGGTCCACCCGTAATTGTGGCCTTTATGGGCGTCGATCGCTTTAAGGTGATCAATGAAAGCCTGGGCCACCAGATGGGAGACGAAGTTCTACAGATGATGGCTCAGCGGTTGGTGCAGCATAGTCCACCCCAGGCCCAGGTAGCCCGAGTCGGAGGAGATGAATTTGCGCTGCTGCTTACCCATATGTCTAGCGCCGAAGCTGGAAACTTGATGGATCATCTCCAATACGCGCTCTCAGAACCCCTTATCCTCCACGGGCAAAAATTACCTAGTACCTTGAGCATTGGAGTAGCGATTAGTCAGCCGGGGTTAGAGCATAAGCCCGCCGACCTACTACGGGATGCCCACACAGCTATGTATCGAGCCAAAGCGCTGGGTAAGTCGCGGTTTGAAGTCTTTGCGGCTGGCATGCTGACCGAAGCAGTCAATCGACTTCAGCTCGAAAGCGACTTGATTAACGCCCTAGACAACCAAGAGTTTTTGCTCTACTACCAGCCGATTATTAATCTCAAAACCGGAGAGTTAGCCGGGTTTGAGTCCCTGGTGCGGTGGCACCAAAAAGAGCGAGGGTTTGTGCTGCCTAGCGCCTTCATCCCAGCAGCGGAGGAAACGGGCTTAATTATGGCCCTGGGGCAGTGGATTTTTCGCGAAGCCTGCCAACAATTGCGCGAGTGGCATGACCAATTTCCCCACTATAGACACCTGACCATGAGCATCAACCTGTCCAATCGACAGTTTGGGCAAGCTGACTTAATCAACCAGATTCAAGCCGCTCTAAAAGAAACTCAAGTTAACAGTCACTGTATACGCTTAGAAATCACTGAAAGCATGGTGATGGGAGACGTTGATGCCGCCATTGACCTAATGCTCAAGCTCAAATCTCTAAACTTGAAACTAGCCATCGACGACTTTGGCACAGGCTACTCATCACTTAGCTATCTGCATCGCTTCCCGATGGATACCCTCAAGGTAGATCAATCATTTGTGGGTCGCTTAGAGAAAAGCGACGAAGACCGGGCCATCATTCATACCATTCTGACGCTGGGCCAACAGTTGGGCATGGACGTGGTAGCCGAAGGCGTCGAAACCGAGACCCAGATGGCCATGCTACGCCAGGAGGGTTGTGACTATGGCCAGGGCTACTTCTTTGCCAAGCCCCTTCCTGCGAGCGACGCCCTGGCTCTACTTCAGCAGCAGCAGCCACTGGGATTGACTTAG
- a CDS encoding TIGR00297 family protein → MAWLLGAMINTALLAIAWQLPKKLLTPAGYIHAWGLGVLIWGCLGWRGYTVMMAYFLAGSAVTRLGKAQKEAAGIAEGRSGARGPENVWGSALAAAVCASAIALFSVLNTTAQANLWIPLLALAYVSSLSTKLSDTTASEVGKAYGQRTFLITTLKPVPAGTEGAVSLEGTLAGVVGSAVIALVGWGVGLISPGGIAICLIAALIATTLESLIGATLQTRLAWLTNEMVNGLNTTIGAVLGLLIGLAGQQLG, encoded by the coding sequence ATGGCATGGCTCTTGGGGGCAATGATCAATACGGCTCTCCTGGCGATCGCCTGGCAGTTGCCCAAAAAACTGCTCACCCCAGCGGGCTATATCCACGCCTGGGGCCTAGGGGTACTGATCTGGGGCTGTCTAGGCTGGCGGGGCTACACCGTGATGATGGCCTATTTTCTGGCCGGATCGGCGGTCACCCGTCTGGGCAAGGCTCAAAAAGAAGCAGCTGGCATCGCCGAAGGTCGTTCTGGGGCCAGAGGGCCAGAAAACGTTTGGGGTTCAGCACTAGCTGCCGCCGTCTGTGCCAGTGCGATCGCCCTGTTTAGTGTCCTCAACACCACAGCTCAAGCCAATCTGTGGATTCCCCTGCTGGCGCTCGCCTACGTCAGCAGCCTGAGCACCAAGCTCTCCGACACCACCGCCAGCGAAGTCGGCAAAGCCTATGGCCAGCGCACCTTCCTCATCACTACCCTGAAGCCAGTGCCAGCGGGCACCGAAGGAGCTGTCAGCCTAGAGGGCACCCTGGCCGGGGTAGTGGGATCAGCAGTCATAGCCCTAGTGGGGTGGGGGGTAGGGCTAATTAGCCCAGGGGGAATCGCCATTTGCTTAATCGCAGCCCTGATTGCCACGACCCTGGAAAGCCTGATTGGGGCAACGCTCCAAACGCGCTTGGCCTGGCTCACCAACGAGATGGTTAATGGCCTCAACACTACCATCGGGGCTGTGCTTGGGTTGCTCATCGGACTAGCTGGACAGCAGCTGGGCTAA
- a CDS encoding ATP-binding protein — MTYQHTSQIETLTDPTALKSVLTWFDQFQATPIPHNIWLQCQLALIEGFTNAVRHAHAGLPPTTPIQLEVSVSDRAIDIRIWDCGPGFDLALVLRQKITVNNPDSEGGRGLKIMYLVADRLTYEPDPVQGNCLHLHKAFDV, encoded by the coding sequence TTGACCTACCAGCACACCAGCCAGATTGAGACCCTAACCGATCCTACGGCGCTCAAGTCGGTACTGACCTGGTTTGATCAGTTCCAGGCTACCCCTATTCCCCACAATATTTGGCTCCAGTGTCAGCTCGCACTCATTGAAGGGTTCACCAACGCGGTACGCCATGCCCACGCTGGCCTACCGCCCACAACCCCAATTCAGCTAGAAGTCTCGGTGAGCGATCGCGCCATTGATATTCGCATCTGGGATTGCGGTCCTGGCTTTGATCTGGCCTTGGTACTGCGGCAAAAAATTACCGTTAACAACCCCGACTCGGAGGGTGGTCGAGGGCTCAAGATCATGTACCTGGTAGCAGACCGGTTGACCTACGAGCCGGATCCGGTTCAAGGCAACTGCTTGCACCTGCACAAAGCATTTGATGTTTAG
- a CDS encoding DUF1350 family protein, giving the protein MNWQEVSGNWILVPPNPTAIVHFLGGAFVAAAPSVTYQWLLENLAKQGYLVVATPFINTFDHTAIAQEVLITFDQAMRYLDKRVLVHRPPLPLYGLGHSMGCKVHLLINSLWEVERAGNIYLSFNNYPARRSIPFLEQVVQFNPAFNVEFTPDPESTLTLVRDRYPVARNLLIKFRNDTIDQTRPLSEVLVQRFPQLTTVQILPGSHTTPIAQDLGWQPGTSFSPLDALGQFMQQEFYRDLTRLRRSLLSWLDALDIRTDKP; this is encoded by the coding sequence ATGAACTGGCAAGAGGTTTCTGGCAACTGGATCTTAGTTCCTCCCAACCCCACCGCGATCGTGCACTTTTTAGGCGGTGCCTTTGTGGCAGCTGCCCCCAGCGTGACCTACCAGTGGCTGCTGGAAAATTTAGCTAAGCAGGGCTATTTAGTGGTGGCGACACCCTTTATCAATACCTTTGACCATACGGCCATTGCTCAAGAGGTGTTAATTACCTTTGATCAGGCGATGCGATACCTGGATAAGCGAGTGCTGGTTCATCGCCCGCCGTTACCCCTATACGGCCTAGGGCACAGCATGGGCTGCAAGGTGCATTTGCTGATCAACAGCCTTTGGGAGGTGGAACGCGCGGGCAACATTTATCTAAGCTTCAATAACTATCCCGCTCGCCGGTCGATTCCATTTTTAGAACAGGTGGTGCAGTTTAATCCGGCGTTTAATGTGGAGTTTACCCCTGACCCTGAATCAACTTTGACTTTGGTGCGCGATCGCTATCCTGTAGCTCGCAACCTGCTGATCAAATTTCGCAACGACACCATTGATCAGACACGCCCCCTGTCGGAGGTGCTGGTGCAGCGGTTTCCACAGCTGACCACAGTGCAAATTTTGCCAGGATCCCATACCACGCCCATTGCCCAAGACCTTGGTTGGCAGCCCGGCACATCGTTTAGCCCCCTTGATGCCCTAGGGCAGTTTATGCAGCAAGAATTTTACCGAGACTTGACCCGCCTCAGGCGCAGTTTGCTAAGCTGGCTCGATGCCTTAGACATTAGGACTGACAAACCGTAA
- a CDS encoding alpha/beta fold hydrolase, whose product MDHGAAIAEHTVSVNGLTWFYRELQPIGDTPRLPVLLLHGLVSQSYSWRQVMPTLAQQGFRAIAPDWIGHGFSDKPDRRDFPYTPAALVTALGEFIDALALPQVHLVAQGFLGSVGIQYALQHPDRVDRLVIINAPIGPGAKLPWKIRQMGLPLAGDMITQDPLLVDRTLEGGGPYQVADADLDVYRRPFLKSSDVGRALMTTVRRLSIEETSQAIAAALPLWDHPTLLLWGQSDPWLPVNLAEAAVQALPNGELQTLEEVGHYAQEDWAEKVATALDRFLRQMVV is encoded by the coding sequence ATGGATCATGGGGCTGCGATCGCCGAACATACCGTATCGGTCAACGGGTTGACCTGGTTCTACCGTGAGCTGCAACCCATTGGCGATACGCCTCGGCTGCCGGTGCTGCTGCTTCACGGCCTGGTGTCCCAAAGCTATAGCTGGCGACAGGTGATGCCAACCCTGGCCCAGCAGGGGTTTCGTGCGATCGCCCCCGACTGGATTGGCCACGGCTTTTCCGACAAACCTGACCGCCGCGACTTTCCCTACACCCCCGCTGCCCTCGTAACTGCCCTCGGTGAGTTTATTGATGCCCTAGCGCTACCGCAGGTACACCTGGTTGCCCAGGGGTTTCTGGGCTCGGTCGGCATTCAATATGCTCTCCAGCACCCCGATCGAGTCGATCGCCTCGTGATCATCAATGCCCCCATCGGCCCTGGGGCCAAGCTGCCCTGGAAAATTCGCCAGATGGGCTTGCCTCTAGCCGGAGACATGATTACCCAAGACCCGTTGCTGGTCGATCGCACCCTAGAAGGGGGTGGTCCTTACCAGGTTGCTGATGCTGATTTAGATGTCTACCGTCGTCCCTTTCTCAAAAGTTCCGACGTAGGTCGAGCCTTAATGACCACCGTGCGCCGCTTATCTATAGAAGAAACGAGTCAGGCGATCGCGGCTGCCCTGCCCCTGTGGGATCATCCCACTCTGCTTCTATGGGGCCAAAGTGACCCCTGGTTGCCAGTGAACCTAGCCGAGGCCGCAGTACAGGCGCTACCCAATGGTGAACTACAAACCCTTGAAGAAGTAGGCCATTACGCTCAAGAAGACTGGGCCGAGAAAGTAGCAACCGCCCTCGATCGTTTTTTACGCCAGATGGTGGTGTAG